The DNA region CTCGCCGAGGCGACGCGCCTCTTCTCGCACGTCATGCAGAAGCCCGAGTTTCAAGATCTGGAGCTCGAGAAGGGCATCGTCGCCGAGGAGATCCTCGAAGACCTCGACGACGACGGACGGCAGGTCGACGCCGACAACTTGTCCCGCGCGCTCCTCTACGGTTCTCATCCGCTCGGCTTCACCATCACCGGCACCGAAAAGAGCGTTCGCCGTTTCGACGTGCCGCTCCTCCGCAAGCACCACCAGAAGCACTACACCGGCCAGAACGCTGTTTTGTGTTTCAGCGGCGCCGTCGACGCCAAAGAGGCCAAGGCCCTCGCCAAGAAGTACTTCGCGAAGATGCCCGCCGGCGACCGCGTGCCGCTCGTGGCACCGAGCCCGCAGAAGCGGGCGCTCTATCGCTTCGTCGAGAACGCCTCGAGCCAAACCGAGCTGCGCGTTTGCTTTCGCGCCGTCGGCCGCACAGCGCCCGAGCGAATCGCGCTCGAGCTGTTGATGCGCGTCATCGACGACGGCATGTCGACGCGTCTTTACCACCGCATCTGCGACAGCCAAGGGCTCTGCTACGACGTCAGCGCTGGCTACGATGGCTACGAAGACGACGGCGTCGTGGATTTCGCTGCCGGCGTCGTTCACGAGCGAACGCACCGCGTCACACGGGAGATCC from Myxococcales bacterium includes:
- a CDS encoding insulinase family protein codes for the protein MQLDNATVHESRLASGLRVIVAPQPHLHRAHLALYVRVGSRFETAAENGISHFLEHMLYRGTDELKTAHEVNFAFERIGSYLYGATHADFGVFSVTVPPQSLAEATRLFSHVMQKPEFQDLELEKGIVAEEILEDLDDDGRQVDADNLSRALLYGSHPLGFTITGTEKSVRRFDVPLLRKHHQKHYTGQNAVLCFSGAVDAKEAKALAKKYFAKMPAGDRVPLVAPSPQKRALYRFVENASSQTELRVCFRAVGRTAPERIALELLMRVIDDGMSTRLYHRICDSQGLCYDVSAGYDGYEDDGVVDFAAGVVHERTHRVTREILTLVTELATEGPTKAEVDKAKERHTWHLQGTLDSPEEMAELVGLTALTGHTESAAERARVVQGITRAELKRAAAMLADPKRLGVVAVGLLDRSEADELERTVKEFAGA